One part of the Quercus lobata isolate SW786 chromosome 7, ValleyOak3.0 Primary Assembly, whole genome shotgun sequence genome encodes these proteins:
- the LOC115952557 gene encoding phospholipase A-2-activating protein-like: MRINGRTNSFVANHLSESLQCLASTLRRWRSGQSSESWEAHKAAIQALIKLPSGELVTGSSDTTLKLWRGSKCTHTFVGHTDQI; this comes from the exons ATGCGGATCAATGGCAGAACCAACTCCTTTGTAGCAAATCATTTATCTGAGTCTCTACAATGCTTGGCTAG CACATTAAGACGTTGGAGAAGTGGCCAATCTTCAGAATCCTGGGAGGCTCATAAGGCAGCAATCCAAGCACTCATAAAGCTGCCTTCAGGCGAGCTTGTTACAG GTTCAAGTGATACAACTTTAAAACTTTGGAGGGGAAGCAAATGTACACATACTTTTGTTGGGCATACAg ATCAAATATAG
- the LOC115952211 gene encoding heat shock protein 90-5, chloroplastic-like, with translation MCSLPTDFFWVKLDTSIGMIKEELIDCLGTIAQNGTSKFLKALKEYMDLGADNGLIGQFGVGFYSAFLVAEKVVVSTKSPRSDKQYVWESVGNSSSYMIEEETDPEKFLCRGTQITLYLRGHDKYEFLDLARIQGLVKNYSQFVSFPIYTWQEKSRTIESSFL, from the exons ATGTGTTCCTTGCCCACAGATTTCTTTTGGGTGAAATT AGATACTAGTATTGGAATGATCAAAGAAGAGCTCATTGACTGTCTTGGAACTATTGCTCAGAATGGTACTTCAAAGTTCTTAAAGGCTCTGAAG GAATATATGGATCTTGGAGCAGACAATGGTTTGATTGGTCAATTTGGTGTGGGGTTCTATTCTGCCTTTCTTGTTGCTGAGAAG GTTGTCGTATCTACAAAGAGCCCTAGATCAGATAAGCAATATGTTTGGGAATCTGTTGGTAACAGTAGCTCGTATATGATTGAGGAAGAAACTGACCCTGAAAAGTTCCTATGTCGTGGAACACAGATCACACTCTATTTAAGG GGACATGACAAGTATGAATTCTTAGACCTAGCAAGAATTCAGGGTTTGGTAAAGAATTACTCTCAATTTGTTTCCTTCCCCATTTATACATGGCAAGAAAAATCAAGGACTATTGAG TCAAGTTTCTTGTAG